The following proteins are co-located in the Anas platyrhynchos isolate ZD024472 breed Pekin duck chromosome 1, IASCAAS_PekinDuck_T2T, whole genome shotgun sequence genome:
- the RPL31 gene encoding large ribosomal subunit protein eL31: protein MAPAKKGGEKKKGRSAINEVVTREYTINIHKRIHGVGFKKRAPRALKEIRKFAMKEMGTPDVRIDTRLNKAVWAKGIRNVPYRIRVRLSRKRNEDEDSPNKLYTLVTYVPVTTFKGLQTVNVDEN from the exons ATGGCTCCTGCGAAGAAAGGGGGCGAGAAGAAGAAGGGGCGGTCTGCCATCAACGAGGTGGTCACCAGGGAGTACACCATCAACATCCACAAGCGGATCCATGGCGT GGGTTTCAAGAAGCGAGCACCGCGTGCTCTCAAGGAAATCCGCAAATTTGCAATGAAAGAAATGGGAACTCCTGACGTCCGCATCGACACCAGGTTGAATAAGGCAGTCTGGGCGAAAGGAATAAG GAACGTTCCTTACCGCATCCGTGTGCGTTTGTCCAGAAAACGCAATGAGGATGAGGATTCCCCAAACAAGCTGTACACACTGGTTACCTACGTACCAGTCACAACATTCAAAG GCCTACAGACAGTCAACGTGGATGAAAACTAa